The Archocentrus centrarchus isolate MPI-CPG fArcCen1 chromosome 12, fArcCen1, whole genome shotgun sequence genome includes a window with the following:
- the stoml2 gene encoding stomatin-like protein 2, mitochondrial isoform X1, with amino-acid sequence MLRTLCRTGGAIFQQTQRAVPKLCVNPVQQRWASSLPMNTVVLFVPQQEAWVVERMGRFHRILDPGLNFLIPILDKIRYVQSLKEIVIDVPEQAAVSLDNVTLQIDGVLYLRILDPFKASYGVEDPEYAVTQLAQTTMRSELGKLTLDKVFRERESLNANIVHSINQASDEWGIRCLRYEIKDIHVPPRVKESMQMQVEAERKKRATVLESEGTREAAINVAEGRKQAQILASEAEKEQQINIAAGQAQAVLAKAEAKSKAIRLLADALTEQNGNAAASLSVAEQYVSAFSNLAKESNTILLPSNTGDISGMVSQAMTIYSTLAKTSPRVSPDVVGENNEVVENQSGSPHEQRTHE; translated from the exons CAGACCCAGCGCGCTGTGCCGAAGCTGTGTGTTAATCCAGTCCAGCAGCGATGGGCGTCCAGTCTTCCCATGAACACCGTGGTGCTGTTCGTGCCCCAGCAGGAAGCCTGGGTGGTGGAGAGGATGGGTCGCTTCCATCGGATCTTGGACCCG GGTTTGAACTTCCTAATACCCATACTTGATAAAATTCGCTATGTTCAAAGTCTCAAAGAAATTGTGATTGATGTCCCGGAGCAGGCTGCAGTGTCTCTTG ATAATGTAACACTGCAGATTGATGGTGTGCTTTACTTGAGGATACTAGACCCCTTTAAG GCCAGCTACGGCGTCGAGGATCCAGAGTACGCTGTCACACAGTTGGCACAGACCACCATGCGTTCAGAACTGGGCAAACTCACACTGGACAAAGTGTTTCGG GAAAGAGAGTCCCTCAATGCCAACATCGTCCACTCCATCAACCAAGCTTCAGACGAGTGGGGAATCCGTTGCCTTCGTTATGAAATCAAAGATATACATGTTCCACCTCGTGTCAAAGAGTCCATGCAGATGCAG GTGGAAGCCGAGCGTAAAAAGAGAGCCACAGTGCTGGAGTCTGAAGGGACAAGAGAAGCAGCCATTAATGTTGCTGAGGGTCGTAAACAAGCTCAGATCCTGGCCTCAGAGGCTGAAAAAGAACAGCAGATCAATATAGCGGCTG GTCAGGCCCAAGCCGTTCTGGCCAAAGCTGAGGCAAAATCcaaagccatccgtctgctggCAGATGCTCTGACTGAGCAG aatggaaatgctgctgcttcactAAGTGTAGCTGAGCAGTATGTGTCTGCTTTCTCCAACCTCGCCAAAGAGTCAAATACCATCCTACTGCCCTCTAACACTGGTGATATTAGTGGAATGGTCTcgcag GCTATGACTATTTACAGTACGCTGGCAAAGACGAGCCCAAGAGTATCGCCAGACGTTGTTGGGGAGAACAACGAGGTGGTTGAGAACCAGTCAGGATCGCCTCATGAACAGAGAACTCATGAATGA
- the stoml2 gene encoding stomatin-like protein 2, mitochondrial isoform X2 has protein sequence MLRTLCRTGGAIFQQTQRAVPKLCVNPVQQRWASSLPMNTVVLFVPQQEAWVVERMGRFHRILDPGLNFLIPILDKIRYVQSLKEIVIDVPEQAAVSLDNVTLQIDGVLYLRILDPFKASYGVEDPEYAVTQLAQTTMRSELGKLTLDKVFRERESLNANIVHSINQASDEWGIRCLRYEIKDIHVPPRVKESMQMQVEAERKKRATVLESEGTREAAINVAEGQAQAVLAKAEAKSKAIRLLADALTEQNGNAAASLSVAEQYVSAFSNLAKESNTILLPSNTGDISGMVSQAMTIYSTLAKTSPRVSPDVVGENNEVVENQSGSPHEQRTHE, from the exons CAGACCCAGCGCGCTGTGCCGAAGCTGTGTGTTAATCCAGTCCAGCAGCGATGGGCGTCCAGTCTTCCCATGAACACCGTGGTGCTGTTCGTGCCCCAGCAGGAAGCCTGGGTGGTGGAGAGGATGGGTCGCTTCCATCGGATCTTGGACCCG GGTTTGAACTTCCTAATACCCATACTTGATAAAATTCGCTATGTTCAAAGTCTCAAAGAAATTGTGATTGATGTCCCGGAGCAGGCTGCAGTGTCTCTTG ATAATGTAACACTGCAGATTGATGGTGTGCTTTACTTGAGGATACTAGACCCCTTTAAG GCCAGCTACGGCGTCGAGGATCCAGAGTACGCTGTCACACAGTTGGCACAGACCACCATGCGTTCAGAACTGGGCAAACTCACACTGGACAAAGTGTTTCGG GAAAGAGAGTCCCTCAATGCCAACATCGTCCACTCCATCAACCAAGCTTCAGACGAGTGGGGAATCCGTTGCCTTCGTTATGAAATCAAAGATATACATGTTCCACCTCGTGTCAAAGAGTCCATGCAGATGCAG GTGGAAGCCGAGCGTAAAAAGAGAGCCACAGTGCTGGAGTCTGAAGGGACAAGAGAAGCAGCCATTAATGTTGCTGAGG GTCAGGCCCAAGCCGTTCTGGCCAAAGCTGAGGCAAAATCcaaagccatccgtctgctggCAGATGCTCTGACTGAGCAG aatggaaatgctgctgcttcactAAGTGTAGCTGAGCAGTATGTGTCTGCTTTCTCCAACCTCGCCAAAGAGTCAAATACCATCCTACTGCCCTCTAACACTGGTGATATTAGTGGAATGGTCTcgcag GCTATGACTATTTACAGTACGCTGGCAAAGACGAGCCCAAGAGTATCGCCAGACGTTGTTGGGGAGAACAACGAGGTGGTTGAGAACCAGTCAGGATCGCCTCATGAACAGAGAACTCATGAATGA
- the stoml2 gene encoding stomatin-like protein 2, mitochondrial isoform X3, which yields MLRTLCRTGGAIFQQTQRAVPKLCVNPVQQRWASSLPMNTVVLFVPQQEAWVVERMGRFHRILDPGLNFLIPILDKIRYVQSLKEIVIDVPEQAAVSLDNVTLQIDGVLYLRILDPFKASYGVEDPEYAVTQLAQTTMRSELGKLTLDKVFRERESLNANIVHSINQASDEWGIRCLRYEIKDIHVPPRVKESMQMQVEAERKKRATVLESEGTREAAINVAEGRKQAQILASEAEKEQQINIAAGQAQAVLAKAEAKSKAIRLLADALTEQNGNAAASLSVAEQYVSAFSNLAKESNTILLPSNTGYDYLQYAGKDEPKSIARRCWGEQRGG from the exons CAGACCCAGCGCGCTGTGCCGAAGCTGTGTGTTAATCCAGTCCAGCAGCGATGGGCGTCCAGTCTTCCCATGAACACCGTGGTGCTGTTCGTGCCCCAGCAGGAAGCCTGGGTGGTGGAGAGGATGGGTCGCTTCCATCGGATCTTGGACCCG GGTTTGAACTTCCTAATACCCATACTTGATAAAATTCGCTATGTTCAAAGTCTCAAAGAAATTGTGATTGATGTCCCGGAGCAGGCTGCAGTGTCTCTTG ATAATGTAACACTGCAGATTGATGGTGTGCTTTACTTGAGGATACTAGACCCCTTTAAG GCCAGCTACGGCGTCGAGGATCCAGAGTACGCTGTCACACAGTTGGCACAGACCACCATGCGTTCAGAACTGGGCAAACTCACACTGGACAAAGTGTTTCGG GAAAGAGAGTCCCTCAATGCCAACATCGTCCACTCCATCAACCAAGCTTCAGACGAGTGGGGAATCCGTTGCCTTCGTTATGAAATCAAAGATATACATGTTCCACCTCGTGTCAAAGAGTCCATGCAGATGCAG GTGGAAGCCGAGCGTAAAAAGAGAGCCACAGTGCTGGAGTCTGAAGGGACAAGAGAAGCAGCCATTAATGTTGCTGAGGGTCGTAAACAAGCTCAGATCCTGGCCTCAGAGGCTGAAAAAGAACAGCAGATCAATATAGCGGCTG GTCAGGCCCAAGCCGTTCTGGCCAAAGCTGAGGCAAAATCcaaagccatccgtctgctggCAGATGCTCTGACTGAGCAG aatggaaatgctgctgcttcactAAGTGTAGCTGAGCAGTATGTGTCTGCTTTCTCCAACCTCGCCAAAGAGTCAAATACCATCCTACTGCCCTCTAACACTG GCTATGACTATTTACAGTACGCTGGCAAAGACGAGCCCAAGAGTATCGCCAGACGTTGTTGGGGAGAACAACGAGGTGGTTGA